A window of Staphylococcus sp. 17KM0847 contains these coding sequences:
- a CDS encoding PhoH family protein has protein sequence MPGIIQIDDIHQAQALLGNNDEHIELIEAAFDVIIHARGQEVAVKGQKIADVTIVESLLHHLLKVIEKGENIRVKDVQAAIKMAKNGTIDHLVDLYDEEITKDAYGKVIRPKTMGQRMYIHAMKQHDLVFGIGPAGTGKTFLAVVYAAKALRAGQVKRIVLTRPAVEAGESLGFLPGDLKEKVDPYLRPLYDGLHTVLGAEQTTRFIERGVIEIAPLAYMRGRTLDDAFVILDEAQNTTQAQMKMFLTRLGFGSKMVVTGDKTQIDLPKGVKSGLVEAESRLKGIKGLSIQHLDQADVVRHPLVGRIITRYEEE, from the coding sequence ATGCCTGGAATTATTCAAATAGATGATATACATCAAGCACAAGCGTTGTTAGGTAATAATGATGAACATATCGAATTGATCGAAGCTGCCTTTGATGTAATCATCCATGCTCGTGGACAAGAAGTAGCCGTAAAAGGACAAAAAATCGCGGACGTTACAATTGTTGAGTCACTTTTACACCATTTACTAAAAGTCATCGAAAAAGGTGAAAATATTAGGGTGAAAGATGTACAAGCTGCAATTAAAATGGCTAAAAATGGCACCATAGACCATCTTGTTGATTTATATGATGAAGAAATCACGAAAGATGCATATGGCAAAGTGATTCGTCCTAAAACGATGGGGCAACGTATGTATATTCATGCGATGAAACAACATGATTTAGTTTTTGGCATTGGACCAGCTGGAACGGGGAAGACGTTTTTGGCAGTTGTTTATGCGGCTAAGGCTTTGCGTGCAGGGCAAGTTAAGCGTATTGTACTCACAAGACCCGCAGTAGAGGCTGGCGAATCTCTAGGATTTTTACCTGGTGATTTAAAGGAAAAAGTAGATCCTTATTTGCGCCCATTATATGATGGTTTGCACACAGTATTAGGTGCCGAACAAACAACACGCTTTATTGAACGTGGTGTGATCGAAATTGCCCCATTAGCTTACATGCGAGGACGAACATTAGATGATGCATTCGTCATACTAGACGAAGCACAAAATACAACACAAGCTCAGATGAAAATGTTTTTAACACGACTTGGTTTTGGTTCTAAAATGGTTGTAACCGGTGATAAGACACAAATAGATTTACCGAAAGGCGTGAAAAGTGGATTAGTAGAAGCTGAATCGCGCTTAAAAGGTATAAAAGGTTTAAGTATACAACATCTTGATCAAGCAGATGTTGTCAGACATCCACTGGTAGGCCGTATTATTACAAGATACGAGGAGGAATGA
- the prmA gene encoding 50S ribosomal protein L11 methyltransferase yields MNWIELSVTVNEEAELIVTDLIQDMGSNGVAIEDSKTLTQEREDRYGEIFDLDPSDYPEQHMIVKGYFTEASFDDTCIQQLYNTLCAHKLVNEDIVEVKTKTIAEADWENEWKNYFHPFQASEKFYIVPSWETIDQNEDHLYIELDPGMAFGTGDHPTTSMCLKALERIIQPSHSVIDVGTGSGILSIAAHLLQAQSVKAVDLDEMAVKVAKDNFKKNHCDTAIETATGNLLTHETDKYDVVIANILAHIIERMITDSYKTLNDSGYFIASGIIDEKSETIQQQMMAVGFEIVDVQHDNGWVCITAQKGMP; encoded by the coding sequence ATGAACTGGATAGAATTATCTGTAACGGTGAATGAAGAGGCTGAACTGATTGTAACTGATTTAATACAAGATATGGGATCCAATGGAGTAGCAATAGAAGATTCTAAAACGTTGACTCAAGAGCGGGAAGATCGTTATGGAGAAATATTTGATTTGGATCCGTCTGATTATCCAGAACAGCATATGATTGTCAAAGGTTACTTTACTGAAGCGTCCTTTGATGATACGTGTATACAACAGTTATATAATACGTTGTGTGCACACAAACTTGTGAATGAAGATATTGTTGAAGTTAAGACAAAAACAATTGCTGAGGCAGATTGGGAAAATGAATGGAAAAATTATTTTCATCCGTTCCAAGCCTCAGAGAAGTTTTATATTGTTCCAAGTTGGGAAACGATTGATCAAAATGAGGATCATCTTTATATTGAACTTGATCCAGGTATGGCTTTTGGTACTGGAGATCATCCTACAACAAGTATGTGCTTAAAGGCATTAGAACGTATTATCCAACCATCACACAGTGTTATAGATGTAGGGACAGGTTCAGGTATTTTGAGTATTGCGGCCCATTTATTACAAGCTCAATCCGTTAAGGCTGTTGATTTGGATGAGATGGCGGTAAAGGTTGCTAAAGATAACTTCAAAAAAAATCACTGTGATACAGCGATTGAAACAGCAACAGGTAATTTATTAACGCATGAGACAGATAAATACGATGTTGTCATCGCTAATATTTTAGCCCATATTATTGAACGTATGATCACGGATAGTTATAAAACTTTAAATGATTCAGGTTATTTCATTGCATCTGGAATTATTGATGAGAAGTCCGAAACAATTCAACAACAGATGATGGCGGTTGGTTTCGAAATTGTTGATGTACAACATGACAATGGTTGGGTGTGCATTACTGCCCAGAAAGGAATGCCATAA
- the ybeY gene encoding rRNA maturation RNase YbeY, with translation MFTIDFSDHTEQVEPTWRHQIEQLLTFAKEQEAITEDAELSVTFVDKDEIQSINRDYRDKDKITDVISFAFEEDEDIFEDFEGVEVPRVLGDIIICTDVAKAQAEQYNHSFERELGFLALHGFLHLLGYDHMTEEDERVMFGRQDEILSAFGLTRDR, from the coding sequence ATGTTTACTATTGATTTTAGTGATCATACGGAGCAAGTTGAACCGACTTGGCGCCACCAAATCGAACAGCTATTAACTTTTGCAAAAGAGCAGGAGGCTATCACAGAAGATGCTGAACTATCTGTTACTTTTGTAGATAAAGACGAGATACAAAGCATTAATCGTGATTATCGTGATAAGGATAAAATAACAGACGTGATTTCTTTTGCATTTGAAGAAGATGAAGACATATTTGAGGACTTTGAAGGTGTGGAAGTGCCTCGTGTACTTGGGGACATTATTATTTGTACAGATGTTGCCAAAGCGCAAGCAGAGCAATATAATCATTCATTTGAACGTGAACTGGGGTTTTTAGCATTGCATGGTTTCTTACACTTGCTGGGTTACGACCATATGACTGAAGAAGATGAGCGTGTGATGTTTGGGCGTCAAGATGAGATTTTATCAGCATTCGGTTTAACGAGAGATCGATGA
- the floA gene encoding flotillin-like protein FloA (flotillin-like protein involved in membrane lipid rafts), with the protein MFTTGFISLIVIAVLVIVALMILFSFVPVGLWISALAAGVKVSIGTLVGMRLRRVSPRKVIGPLIKAHKAGLQLTTNQLESHYLAGGNVDRVVDANIAAQRADINLPFERGAAIDLAGRDVLEAVQMSVNPKVIETPFIAGVAMNGIEVKAKARITVRANISRLVGGAGEDTIIARVGEGIVSTIGSSEHHSQVLENPDNISKTVLSKGLDSGTAFEILSIDIADVDISKNIGADLQTEQAIADKNIAQAKAEERRAMAVAQEQEMKARVQEMHAKVVEAEAEVPLAMAEALRSGNIGVKDYYNLKNIEADTGMREAINKHSQQQNDTPSDQ; encoded by the coding sequence ATGTTTACAACAGGTTTTATTTCGTTAATAGTTATTGCTGTGTTAGTTATCGTAGCATTAATGATTTTGTTTTCATTTGTACCAGTAGGACTATGGATTTCTGCGCTAGCTGCTGGAGTTAAGGTAAGTATTGGTACATTGGTGGGTATGCGCTTACGTCGTGTATCACCTAGAAAAGTCATTGGACCATTGATTAAAGCACATAAAGCAGGTCTTCAATTGACAACAAATCAGTTAGAATCGCACTATTTAGCTGGAGGTAATGTAGATCGAGTAGTTGATGCGAATATTGCGGCACAACGTGCTGATATTAATTTACCTTTTGAACGCGGAGCTGCCATTGATTTAGCAGGACGTGACGTTTTAGAGGCTGTTCAAATGTCAGTTAACCCTAAAGTTATTGAAACACCATTTATTGCTGGTGTTGCTATGAATGGGATTGAAGTAAAAGCCAAGGCACGTATTACAGTTAGAGCTAATATTTCACGTCTTGTTGGTGGTGCAGGAGAAGATACAATTATTGCACGTGTTGGTGAAGGTATCGTTTCGACAATTGGTTCAAGTGAGCACCATTCACAAGTTCTTGAAAATCCAGACAATATTTCAAAAACTGTACTAAGTAAAGGTTTAGATTCAGGTACAGCTTTTGAAATTTTATCAATCGATATTGCAGATGTTGATATTAGTAAAAATATCGGTGCAGATTTACAAACAGAACAAGCGATTGCAGACAAGAACATTGCACAAGCTAAAGCCGAAGAACGTCGTGCAATGGCTGTTGCACAAGAACAAGAAATGAAAGCACGTGTGCAAGAAATGCATGCCAAAGTTGTTGAAGCTGAAGCTGAAGTACCACTAGCTATGGCTGAAGCACTTCGATCAGGTAACATTGGCGTTAAGGATTACTACAACTTGAAAAATATTGAAGCAGATACAGGTATGAGAGAAGCAATTAATAAACACTCTCAGCAACAAAACGACACACCATCTGACCAATAA
- the rpsU gene encoding 30S ribosomal protein S21: protein MSKTVVRKNESLEDALRRFKRSVSKSGTIQEVRKREFYEKPSVKRKKKSEAARKRKFR from the coding sequence ATGTCTAAAACAGTAGTCCGTAAAAACGAATCATTAGAAGATGCATTGCGTCGTTTTAAACGCTCAGTTTCAAAAAGCGGTACAATTCAAGAAGTTCGTAAACGCGAATTCTATGAAAAGCCAAGTGTAAAACGTAAGAAAAAATCTGAAGCTGCTCGTAAACGTAAATTCAGATAA
- a CDS encoding diacylglycerol kinase family protein, translating to MRRFKHALSGGRILLCKDINFLLHLTAGLIVFILGFTLKISMLEWLFISIAVFLVWLAEAINTAIEYAVDLSTTSYHTYAKYAKDIAAFSVLLAALLALIIGSIVFIPKIL from the coding sequence ATTAGACGATTTAAACATGCTTTGAGTGGTGGTCGTATATTATTATGTAAAGATATTAATTTTCTTTTGCATCTGACTGCTGGTTTGATAGTGTTTATACTCGGTTTCACTTTGAAAATTTCTATGTTGGAGTGGCTTTTTATTTCAATTGCTGTATTTTTAGTGTGGTTAGCTGAAGCTATTAATACTGCCATAGAATATGCAGTGGACCTTTCAACAACTTCGTATCACACTTATGCCAAGTATGCAAAAGATATTGCAGCATTTAGTGTTTTACTTGCTGCACTTTTAGCTTTAATTATTGGTAGTATTGTATTTATACCTAAAATTTTATAA
- a CDS encoding 16S rRNA (uracil(1498)-N(3))-methyltransferase has product MQRYFLNENAEQHQRFFITSKDDIHHITKVMRYTVGDEMVVNFNQQQTFQVRIVDISGQSIEIETIHRLDIHTELPIKITVASGLIKSDKYEWLLQKATELGAYAFLAIQMDRSIVKLNMQKANKKLERWQKIVKEAAEQSYRQYIPSVNYCSKFKDVYDTMSEYDYVLMAYEEQAKCGETSNFKTTLSQVEEGAKVLLLFGPEGGFSEDEIDLFSTHATVIGLGPRILRAETAPLYALSAISYEIDLMG; this is encoded by the coding sequence ATGCAAAGATATTTTTTAAACGAGAACGCTGAGCAACATCAGCGTTTTTTTATCACAAGTAAAGATGACATTCATCATATCACTAAGGTGATGCGCTATACAGTGGGAGATGAAATGGTTGTCAATTTTAATCAACAGCAAACATTTCAAGTACGCATTGTCGATATATCGGGACAATCTATTGAAATTGAAACGATACATCGATTAGATATCCATACAGAACTTCCGATAAAAATAACTGTAGCAAGTGGTTTAATTAAGTCTGACAAATATGAGTGGTTATTGCAAAAAGCGACAGAATTAGGAGCATATGCTTTTCTTGCTATTCAAATGGATCGTTCTATCGTTAAACTCAATATGCAAAAAGCGAATAAAAAATTAGAACGTTGGCAAAAAATAGTAAAAGAAGCAGCTGAACAAAGCTATCGTCAGTATATTCCATCAGTGAATTATTGCTCGAAATTTAAAGATGTCTATGATACAATGAGTGAATATGATTATGTATTAATGGCATATGAAGAGCAGGCTAAATGTGGTGAAACCTCAAATTTTAAGACAACGCTTTCCCAAGTTGAAGAGGGTGCTAAAGTATTGTTGCTTTTTGGTCCTGAAGGTGGTTTCAGTGAGGATGAAATTGATTTGTTCAGCACACATGCGACAGTTATCGGCTTAGGACCACGTATACTTAGAGCTGAAACTGCACCTTTATATGCATTAAGTGCCATTAGTTATGAAATAGATTTAATGGGGTGA
- the dnaK gene encoding molecular chaperone DnaK yields MSKVIGIDLGTTNSCVSVLEGDEPKVIQNPEGARTTPSVVAFKNGETQVGEVAKRQAITNPNTIQSIKRYMGTEHKENIEGKDYTPQEISAMILQNLKSTAESYLGEKVDKAVITVPAYFNDSERQATKDAGKIAGLEVERIINEPTAAALAYGLDKTDKEEKVLVFDLGGGTFDVSILELGDGVFEVLATAGDNKLGGDDFDQVIIDHLVKEFKSENGVDLSQDKMALQRLKDAAEKAKKDLSGVSSTQISLPFISAGASGPLHLETTLTRAKFEELADHLVQKTMGPTRQAMKDAGLSNADIDEVILVGGSTRIPAVQEAIKKETGKEPNKGVNPDEVVAMGAAIQGGVITGDVKDVVLLDVTPLSLGIEIMGGRMNTLIERNTTIPTSKSQVYSTAADNQPAVDIHVLQGERPMASDNKTLGRFQLTDIPPAPRGVPQIEVTFDIDKNGIVNVTAKDLGTNKEQNITIESSSSLSDEEIDRMVKDAEQNAEADKKRREEVDLRNEADQLVFQVDKTLTDLGENVTEDDKKDAEEKKEALKSALESEDIDAIKEKKEALEQVIQQLSMKMYEQAQQQAQQAQGDAAQQDDSVEDAEFKEVNDDDKK; encoded by the coding sequence ATGAGTAAAGTAATTGGTATTGACTTAGGAACAACAAACTCTTGTGTATCAGTGTTAGAAGGTGACGAGCCTAAAGTAATTCAAAATCCTGAAGGTGCAAGAACAACACCATCTGTTGTTGCATTTAAAAACGGAGAAACACAAGTTGGTGAGGTTGCTAAACGTCAAGCAATCACAAACCCAAATACGATTCAATCTATTAAAAGATATATGGGTACAGAACATAAAGAAAATATTGAAGGTAAAGACTATACACCACAAGAAATTTCAGCGATGATCTTACAAAATTTAAAAAGTACAGCGGAAAGTTATTTAGGTGAAAAAGTTGATAAAGCTGTTATTACTGTTCCCGCTTACTTTAATGATAGTGAACGTCAAGCAACAAAAGATGCAGGTAAAATTGCTGGTTTAGAAGTAGAACGTATTATTAATGAACCAACTGCTGCTGCATTGGCATATGGATTAGATAAAACAGATAAAGAGGAAAAAGTGCTTGTATTTGACCTTGGTGGAGGTACTTTTGATGTATCTATCCTTGAATTAGGTGATGGTGTATTTGAAGTACTAGCAACTGCTGGTGATAACAAACTTGGTGGTGACGACTTTGACCAAGTCATTATTGATCATTTAGTTAAAGAATTTAAATCTGAAAATGGTGTTGACCTTTCTCAAGATAAGATGGCTTTACAACGTCTTAAAGACGCTGCTGAAAAAGCGAAAAAAGATTTATCAGGTGTATCTTCAACACAAATCTCATTACCGTTCATTTCAGCGGGTGCGTCAGGTCCATTACACTTAGAAACAACATTAACACGTGCAAAATTTGAAGAATTAGCAGATCATCTTGTACAAAAAACAATGGGGCCAACACGTCAAGCAATGAAAGATGCTGGTTTATCCAATGCTGATATTGATGAAGTCATTTTAGTGGGTGGTTCTACACGTATTCCAGCAGTTCAAGAAGCAATTAAAAAAGAAACAGGTAAAGAACCAAACAAAGGTGTAAACCCTGACGAAGTTGTTGCAATGGGTGCTGCTATTCAAGGTGGCGTTATTACAGGTGACGTTAAAGATGTCGTATTACTTGATGTTACGCCATTATCATTAGGTATTGAGATCATGGGTGGCCGTATGAATACGTTAATCGAACGTAATACAACAATCCCAACATCTAAGTCACAAGTTTATTCAACTGCTGCAGACAACCAACCTGCTGTGGATATCCACGTACTACAAGGTGAACGTCCAATGGCTTCAGACAACAAAACACTTGGTCGTTTCCAACTTACAGATATTCCACCAGCACCACGTGGTGTACCACAAATTGAAGTAACATTTGATATTGACAAAAACGGTATTGTTAATGTTACAGCAAAAGATTTAGGTACAAATAAAGAACAAAATATTACAATTGAATCATCATCATCATTATCTGATGAAGAAATCGATCGTATGGTTAAAGATGCTGAACAAAATGCTGAAGCAGATAAAAAACGTCGTGAAGAAGTAGATTTACGCAATGAAGCAGATCAGCTTGTATTCCAAGTGGATAAAACGTTGACTGACTTAGGCGAAAATGTAACAGAAGACGACAAAAAAGATGCTGAAGAGAAAAAAGAAGCACTCAAATCAGCACTTGAGAGCGAAGATATCGATGCAATTAAAGAGAAAAAAGAAGCATTAGAACAAGTGATCCAACAACTTTCAATGAAAATGTATGAGCAAGCACAACAACAAGCGCAGCAAGCACAAGGCGATGCAGCGCAACAAGATGATTCAGTAGAAGATGCTGAATTTAAAGAAGTAAATGATGATGATAAAAAATAA
- the cdd gene encoding cytidine deaminase, with product MTFTDRHFEEVRKAQQNAYAPYSHFKVGAYLLTKDGKAFHGANIENAAYPATICAERSALVAAMSQGYRPGDFASITITVDSDVISSPCGTCRQVLKELCDDDMPVYMTNNTGAMKKRTVAELLPLGFSGKDLNINE from the coding sequence ATGACATTCACTGATCGACATTTTGAAGAAGTAAGAAAAGCACAGCAAAATGCATATGCACCATATAGTCATTTTAAAGTAGGTGCCTATTTATTAACAAAGGACGGCAAAGCATTCCACGGGGCTAACATTGAAAATGCGGCATATCCTGCAACGATTTGTGCAGAGCGTTCGGCACTCGTTGCGGCGATGTCACAAGGTTATCGTCCCGGTGATTTTGCCTCTATTACTATTACAGTTGACAGTGATGTGATTTCATCACCGTGCGGAACATGTCGTCAGGTCCTTAAAGAGTTATGTGACGATGATATGCCTGTTTATATGACAAACAATACAGGTGCAATGAAAAAGAGGACTGTTGCCGAATTATTACCACTTGGATTTTCAGGAAAGGATTTAAATATTAATGAATGA
- the dnaJ gene encoding molecular chaperone DnaJ, protein MAKRDYYEVLGLSKGASKDEIKRAYRKLSKKYHPDINKEEGADEKFKEISEAYEVLSDENKRANYDQFGHAGAQGGFGQGFGGQDFSGFGGGAGFEDIFSSFFGGAQRQRDPNAPKKGDDLQYTMTVTFEEAVFGTKKEISVRKEVVCHTCDGEGAKPGTKKHTCSYCNGAGHVSVEQNTILGRVRTQQVCPECNGSGQQFDEPCTTCHGKGTEMKNVKLEVTVPEGVDNDQQIRLAGQGSPGENGGPAGDLYVVFRVKPSDQFTREGDDILYQHSINFAQAALGDEIKIPTLNGHVMLTIPAGTQSGKQFRLKGKGVKNVHGYGYGDLFVNIKVVTPTKLTDKQKELLKAFAEESGDTIQEQPSNFKDKARRFFKGD, encoded by the coding sequence TTGGCTAAAAGAGACTATTATGAAGTGCTTGGACTATCAAAAGGTGCGTCAAAAGATGAAATTAAACGCGCATATCGTAAATTATCAAAAAAATATCATCCGGATATTAACAAAGAAGAAGGTGCGGATGAAAAGTTTAAAGAGATAAGTGAAGCATATGAAGTATTAAGTGATGAAAACAAGCGTGCAAATTATGATCAATTTGGTCATGCAGGTGCACAAGGTGGATTTGGGCAAGGCTTCGGAGGTCAAGACTTTTCAGGTTTTGGTGGCGGTGCTGGCTTTGAAGATATTTTTAGTTCATTCTTCGGTGGTGCACAACGTCAAAGAGATCCAAATGCTCCTAAAAAAGGTGACGATTTGCAATATACAATGACAGTTACATTTGAAGAAGCTGTCTTTGGTACAAAAAAAGAAATTTCAGTTAGAAAAGAAGTTGTGTGTCATACATGTGATGGAGAAGGTGCCAAACCCGGAACTAAAAAGCATACATGTAGCTATTGTAATGGTGCAGGTCATGTATCTGTTGAACAGAATACAATTCTAGGACGTGTTCGTACACAACAAGTATGTCCAGAGTGTAATGGATCAGGTCAACAATTTGATGAACCTTGTACGACATGTCATGGTAAAGGAACTGAGATGAAAAATGTTAAACTAGAAGTAACCGTTCCTGAAGGTGTAGATAATGATCAACAAATTAGATTAGCAGGTCAAGGTTCACCGGGTGAAAACGGCGGTCCCGCTGGTGATTTATATGTTGTATTTCGTGTTAAACCTTCTGATCAGTTTACAAGAGAAGGCGATGATATTTTATATCAACATTCTATTAACTTTGCCCAAGCAGCACTTGGTGATGAGATAAAAATCCCAACATTGAATGGTCATGTCATGCTTACTATTCCAGCAGGTACACAGTCTGGAAAACAATTCCGTTTAAAAGGTAAAGGGGTTAAAAACGTTCATGGCTATGGCTACGGTGATTTATTCGTCAATATTAAAGTGGTCACACCAACAAAATTAACAGATAAACAAAAAGAACTGTTAAAGGCTTTTGCAGAAGAGAGTGGCGACACAATTCAGGAACAACCAAGTAACTTTAAAGATAAAGCACGTCGTTTCTTCAAGGGAGATTAA
- a CDS encoding NfeD family protein, translating into MGVHMLFLYTFISFQEGLEKFGAWVTSPVSTLILTCIVFLGFVYQLYSKRLNFSGILSLLALLLIFLGFVIQGSLSTMTFIIFMIGVILVIIELFIVGAVLGLIGMGLIIFSLVTMGDNLSMMLLNVCIALILTIIEWVILVKIFKKTISLFDNVVLKDSTNKESGYTSHNDRSHLVGKVATTLTDLRPSGIIVLDGERIDAVSEGGFILQQSQVEIIEVEGTRVVVRQKH; encoded by the coding sequence ATGGGTGTACATATGTTATTCCTCTATACCTTTATTTCATTCCAAGAAGGGTTAGAAAAGTTTGGAGCGTGGGTAACATCTCCAGTGAGCACATTAATTCTAACTTGTATTGTTTTTCTAGGATTTGTCTATCAACTTTATTCAAAGCGCTTAAACTTTTCAGGTATTTTATCATTATTAGCGCTGCTGCTTATTTTTTTAGGGTTTGTCATTCAGGGTAGTCTATCTACAATGACATTTATTATTTTTATGATAGGCGTTATTCTAGTGATCATCGAGCTGTTTATAGTGGGGGCAGTTCTTGGTTTGATTGGTATGGGTCTTATCATTTTTAGTTTGGTAACCATGGGTGATAATTTATCTATGATGTTACTAAATGTGTGTATTGCACTAATATTAACAATTATTGAGTGGGTGATTTTAGTGAAGATTTTCAAAAAAACAATTTCTTTATTTGATAATGTTGTTTTAAAAGATTCGACTAACAAAGAGTCGGGCTATACTTCTCACAATGATCGTTCCCATCTCGTTGGTAAGGTTGCTACAACTTTAACAGATTTACGACCATCTGGCATTATTGTATTAGATGGTGAACGCATTGACGCTGTATCAGAAGGTGGTTTCATCCTTCAACAATCACAAGTAGAGATTATTGAAGTAGAAGGTACACGTGTCGTTGTTAGACAAAAACATTAA
- the mtaB gene encoding tRNA (N(6)-L-threonylcarbamoyladenosine(37)-C(2))-methylthiotransferase MtaB codes for MSTVAFHTLGCKVNHYETEAIWQLFKEANYDRVDFEQNADVFVINTCTVTNTGDKKSRQVIRRAIRQNPEAVVCVTGCYAQTSSAEIMEIPGVDIVVGTQDRHKLLSYIDAYQQERQPINGVSNIMKNRTYEELDVPYFTDRTRASLKIQEGCNNFCTFCIIPWARGLMRSRDPQKVVEQATQLVQSGYKEIVLTGIHTGGYGQDLKDYNLAQLLRDLETVNGLERIRISSIEASQLTDEVIAVLQQSTKVVRHLHIPLQSGSDTVLKRMRRKYSMAHFSERIQKLHAALPGLAVTSDVIVGFPGETEEEFQETYDFIVKHQFSELHVFPYSPRIGTPAARMDDQIDEEIKNERVHKLIELSNQLAKTYASQFEHDVLEVIPEEKSAKDGVLVGYADNYMKVEFEGDTSLIGQICKVKIDKVGYPINYGTFLRTVEHANNQSELEMLA; via the coding sequence ATGTCAACAGTTGCCTTTCATACATTAGGTTGTAAAGTCAATCACTATGAGACTGAAGCAATTTGGCAATTATTTAAAGAAGCAAACTATGACCGTGTAGACTTCGAACAAAATGCAGATGTTTTTGTGATTAACACATGTACAGTTACAAATACTGGAGATAAAAAAAGTCGCCAAGTGATTAGACGAGCAATTAGACAAAATCCAGAAGCTGTTGTCTGTGTTACAGGCTGTTATGCACAAACATCTTCTGCTGAAATTATGGAGATACCCGGTGTTGATATTGTAGTAGGTACACAAGATCGCCATAAATTGTTGTCTTACATCGATGCATATCAACAAGAGCGTCAACCGATCAATGGTGTGAGTAACATTATGAAAAATCGCACTTACGAAGAGTTGGATGTACCTTATTTTACAGACCGTACACGTGCATCGCTTAAAATACAAGAAGGTTGCAACAACTTCTGTACATTTTGTATTATTCCTTGGGCACGTGGTCTAATGCGCTCTCGTGATCCACAAAAAGTTGTTGAACAAGCCACACAGCTCGTTCAATCTGGTTATAAAGAAATTGTTTTAACGGGCATTCATACAGGTGGATATGGACAAGATTTAAAAGACTATAATCTTGCACAATTACTACGAGATTTAGAAACAGTTAATGGCTTAGAGCGCATCCGTATTTCATCTATTGAAGCAAGTCAATTAACAGATGAAGTGATTGCAGTATTACAACAATCAACCAAAGTTGTTCGCCATTTACATATCCCACTTCAGTCGGGATCGGATACAGTATTGAAACGCATGCGCCGCAAGTATTCAATGGCACATTTTTCTGAGCGTATTCAAAAGTTGCATGCTGCCTTACCGGGTTTAGCTGTTACCAGTGATGTGATTGTTGGTTTTCCTGGCGAAACCGAAGAAGAATTCCAAGAAACCTATGACTTTATCGTTAAACATCAATTTTCAGAGTTGCATGTATTCCCATACTCACCACGTATTGGTACGCCTGCTGCACGCATGGATGACCAAATTGATGAAGAGATTAAAAATGAACGTGTACACAAGCTAATAGAACTAAGTAACCAATTAGCTAAAACATACGCTTCACAATTTGAACATGACGTGTTAGAAGTGATTCCGGAAGAGAAAAGTGCCAAAGATGGTGTATTGGTTGGCTATGCTGATAACTATATGAAAGTAGAATTTGAAGGCGATACATCTTTAATTGGTCAAATTTGCAAAGTGAAAATTGACAAAGTGGGCTATCCTATCAATTACGGTACATTTCTAAGAACAGTTGAACATGCAAACAACCAATCTGAACTCGAAATGTTAGCTTAA